The genomic region GTCTCCTCTGAATAATCCCCCATATTATCCACCACAATCTCATCGGAACTAACAGGGAATTATGACATCTCCATCAATTCAATTTTTTGCGGGTTTATTTGAAGAAATGAGTAATGTAAGTTTACGTCGAGAAGTCAGGACTGGTAAATTGATTGTTGTTCTACAATTTGAGCAATTGAAAGCCATATCAGGATTTAACAGTTTTACTAAACAGTCATTGAACTCCCTATTATTAATTGACGAAGAAGGAGAAATTCGGGTTACCCCTTCGGGAACTAAATTTATTTTCGGTGGGGATGAAGGGGATGAATTAAAAAGAGTTGATTGTAAATTTGTAGTTGATCCTGGCGAAGGTTTTGATAGAATTATGCGTTTTTTACACCGTTATGCTGATGCTAATGGTATGGAATATGCGGAGAATTAGGAGTTGGCAATTAATAGAACTTCTGATATCGCATTCCAGGAAGTTGGGAAACTAAACCCATCAATTCCAATTGCAATAAACAACCGGAAACCAAACCAGATCCCATCTTAGCCTTTTCCACAATCATATCAAACGGTAAAGCATCCACTGTAAGAATATTCATTACCTGTTGTAATTCTGGCTCCAAATTACCAAGAAAGGGATCGGATTTAACAGCAGGGGTATCAATATGTATCTTAGGAATAGCACCTAACATTGTCAATAATTCATTTAATTCCTGACTAATTAATCCCGCACCCTGACTAATTAGCTTTAAACAACCCTGAGAAGGTTCATCATCCACTCTTCCTGGTAAAGCATAAATATCCCGAGAAAATTCGTTAGCATAGGTAGCAGTGATCAGAGCACCAGACTTGTTTCCCGCTTCCATGACTAAAACCGCACGGGACAAACCCGCAATGATCCGATTGCGACGGGGAAAATGAGTGCGGTTGGGTGAGGTCTTAGTCGGATGTTCACTCATGACTATCCCAGATCTCAGAATTTGCCTATATAAGTCCTTATTCTTATATGGATAAATCACATCTACACCCGTTCCTACCACTGCTATGGTTCTACCCCCAGCTTTAATCGCTGCACTATGACTTTCAGCGTCTATTCCATCAGCCATACCTGAAACAATGGTGAAACCATTTTGGGCTAAAACAGTGCTAATGTGACGGGTCCATTTTCTGCCATATTCTGTAGGCTTTCGAGTACCAACAATTCCTACCAGCGGTTTTCTACCTCTATTTTCCTCCAGATCAAACTCTCCCCTATAATACAATATGGGGGGAGGCGTGGAAATTTCTCTTAGCAATTTTGGATATTCCACATCTGCTGGTGTCCAAAAATGGGGGTTGATTTTTTCATGTTCAATAAGCAGTTTCTCTGGATTAATTTTGCCTCTATACTGAACTATTTTTTGCAAAATGTGAAAACCAACACCCTCTATTTTTCCTAACTCTGCAGGACTCGATTTCCAAGCATTCTCTAAATTACCAAAGTGTTGTTGTAATCTTTGTAGTAGTATTGGTCCAACCCCGGCAATTTTTGACCATGCTAACCAGTATTGACGATCTTCAGTAATAGTAGACATTTTTAGTAAAAAGACCTAATTTTTGACACTTTACTTGTTTAGTCTTTGCTTTTTGCGTCTTTTTTCCGTAACAGCAACCCCATGATCCACCGGATAACCCGCAACCGGAATCACCTGGTATTTACGATCCGCTTCTAAATTTTTCAGCTCTGTATAATCAACCCAGTGAATACAGTCCACCGGACAAGTGTCTATGGCCTCTTGTATGACCTCTTCTATATCCCCATCCTGACGCACCACCCGGGAACGTCCATAATCCGGTTCAATATAAAAAGTGTTCCTAGCAACATGGGCGCAGTGCTTACATCCTATACAGGTGATTTCATCTACATAAACCCCCTTTTGTCGCAGCAGACCGCCTAGTTCCGGTTCAAATCCAGATGTTTCTGGTTGATCCCGCAAAAGACCACCTAGTTCTGGCTCTAAACCGGAAAGATTATTACTTAAATCTTCTGAGAACGGCTGCAATTCAGACATTACGCACTCCAACGTTGTAATACTAAACTAATGGAACCATCAGCATTCTTCTGCTCTTGGCTAATTTGAAAACCCACTTTAGCAGTTTCTTTCATCACTGTTTGGTAAGCATAACGCTGGGTAATCTGGCGCAAAAACCCATCCACTGATAAATTCTGTTGCCAGTATTGAAGGTCTGCTACCAGCTCATATTCTTGACCATTCCACTTAAAACCGATGTCATAACCATTGTCTTGTTCAATAGTGACTTCGGCGGTATGGGTTTGGCCACGATAACCGCGCACCTCCCTAGAACCGGATTTCCAATCTATTCCTAAATCGGAAAGGGCGTCCTTTAAGGATTCTAGATTACGGATTTGAGTTTTAATTTGGCTAAAGTGTGACATATCGGTTTTTAATCAATGAAAATATAGTTGATAAAGCTACCACTCACTAAAGGTGGCTTGGGTATTCACCGTTCCAGATTCCTGGAGGTGATTAGGGGTGAAATATTCTGAGGTTGACTCCCGATTGAGCACTCGTCCCAGTTGTGCTTCTATAGCTGCTGTTACCTCCGCACAAGAAGCGCCAATGACACCAGTGACTTTCTCCTGTACTCTCCCATCTGGATAAATGATGAATTCTAATGTTTCCATTTTTTCTAGCCAACCTCGAATTGTATCCTTGAACTTTTCGTACTGGAGCAGGGTTAGTTTTCGGTCAGGAACTTTAGAAATAACCTAACCATTTGTTAACTAATGTTCCATATCGGGAAAAGATATATTGCAGAATCTTTACAAAAATTATTAATTGAACTAGTGTTTACACTCGTCCTGGTTTAGTTTCCCTTAATATGAGCCATTAGTCAAGGTAAAACCAACTTGGTGATTTCTAAGTCTAAAATCGCCAGACATTAATCAACATCTAGCTTTCAGCTATTATGTAACCAACAAGAAATTCTGAAAAAATCCTAAACTTGATTGGAAATTCTTATTATTATTATTGGTTATTATTGGGTTTGGGTGATTATGCTTATTAAATAGCTATAGCTTATCACTATATTATCCATTCGGATGCGCGATCGCCTAGTTCAATGGGAATACTAATAGCCTTACCTAGTCGAGGTCGCTCCTTAGTTTGGACGATAAAGTTTTCTACTTGACTTGTTCCCCCTAAAGCATTAAGGTAGTTAGCAATAGTGTTCAAATGTTCTTGATATTCGGACTCGCTCAAAGGAAAAGAAGCTTGTTCCACATACTTCCACATAATTTGGAGAAAGATTTTGCCCTGGGTGCGACGAAACTGAACATCATAAGAGTATCCCCACTTATTCACTAACATCTGACGCAATTCACTTCCTGTCATTTTTAAATACTCCTTAATCAACTATCTGGAGATCGTCCGTACCATTTTACTATTTTTAGTGGTACAAGATACTAGAAAATGCCAAATACCACACTTGATCCAGAATGGAAATAATGAGATGAATAATAAATTGTTCGTGTGCTGTAAATCATTTTGAGGTTATATGTTATCCCAATTGTCATCCAAATTAAATTGTTTAACTTGTGGGTCTTATGTAAATGCTGAAAAGGTAAACAGTTATAAGATGGAAGTTCAGGATGATCACCCTATCTTTAATTCTTGGGGTGGAACAGTTACAACCTATAATGAGTTTACATTTCTTAAATGTCCTCAATGCTTTCAACCTTTTCTCACTTGTAAGGAATATTGTAATGGATCAGAGTCTTATAATGATTTTGAGTATGCTCAAGTAAAAACTTTATATCCAATATCAAATACTAGTAGCATATATAGAGTACCTACATACATAAGAAAATCATTTCAAGAAGCTTTCTTGTGTCTAAATGCCAAGGCATTTTCAGCATGTGTAGCCATGTGTATAAAAACTATAGATTCTATATGTGAGGAGCATAAAATTGAGGGTAATTCTCTGAAAGAAAAGCTGGAAATAATGAGACAGCAAGAAATTATTAATCACCATCTTTATAACTGGGCCAGTAATTTAAGACTACAGGATTTGTCCCACGAAGTGGACATAAACTTTAATCAGAATGATGCTCAACAGATAGTTGAGTTGACTGATTTACTGATTGAGTACATTTTCAGGTACAGGAAGAATTTTGAGTTGTTTAAGAAAACAAAACTTGGTGACAAATAAAAACAAAATAACAAAATAGCTTGTAGCTGAGTTTATACAAGACCTATTTAGTGTTTTCACCTTCTGCTCCCGTATAACCGGTACCAACCCACACAACAGCGCGAAATACATCACGAATAACCTTTTCTATTGGTTCTGAATCTGTTTTAGAAGGAACAGATATTGGTTTAAGACTAATATCTCTAGTGCCCAAAATAATTTCGCCAACTACACGAGCGCGACGCATGTGAAAATCGGATGTAATTAAATAAACACTTTTAATCTTTTTGTCTTGTAAATCATCTACTATAGTAGTAAAGTTAGTCACCGTGTCTACTGCTTCATAATCTAAATGTAAACGACTTAAATTAACTCCAGCTTTTGCAAACACCTTTTTTGTATGGTCAGGTGGACTCCCACCAGTAATCCATATTGGTATGTTGGGGTGTTTTTTAGCAAAATTGGCAGCAAACCTCTCTCGCTCTAAACGCTTACTAGAACCACCCAAAACCAAAACAGCTTGTGGGATTGAAAATTGGTTCTGCACTTCTCTGTATCCCCACCAGATAAAAATTGGCAGAATAAAGAACATAATGGGCAAAGATTTACCTTTAAACAATGGCTTTTTCCGGTGTGTAAATTCCACCCCAATTGTATTTCGTC from Cylindrospermopsis curvispora GIHE-G1 harbors:
- a CDS encoding DUF2997 domain-containing protein gives rise to the protein METLEFIIYPDGRVQEKVTGVIGASCAEVTAAIEAQLGRVLNRESTSEYFTPNHLQESGTVNTQATFSEW
- a CDS encoding YdcF family protein; translated protein: MFFILPIFIWWGYREVQNQFSIPQAVLVLGGSSKRLERERFAANFAKKHPNIPIWITGGSPPDHTKKVFAKAGVNLSRLHLDYEAVDTVTNFTTIVDDLQDKKIKSVYLITSDFHMRRARVVGEIILGTRDISLKPISVPSKTDSEPIEKVIRDVFRAVVWVGTGYTGAEGENTK
- a CDS encoding ferredoxin: MSELQPFSEDLSNNLSGLEPELGGLLRDQPETSGFEPELGGLLRQKGVYVDEITCIGCKHCAHVARNTFYIEPDYGRSRVVRQDGDIEEVIQEAIDTCPVDCIHWVDYTELKNLEADRKYQVIPVAGYPVDHGVAVTEKRRKKQRLNK
- a CDS encoding DUF1257 domain-containing protein, which gives rise to MSHFSQIKTQIRNLESLKDALSDLGIDWKSGSREVRGYRGQTHTAEVTIEQDNGYDIGFKWNGQEYELVADLQYWQQNLSVDGFLRQITQRYAYQTVMKETAKVGFQISQEQKNADGSISLVLQRWSA
- the psb28 gene encoding photosystem II reaction center protein Psb28 — translated: MTSPSIQFFAGLFEEMSNVSLRREVRTGKLIVVLQFEQLKAISGFNSFTKQSLNSLLLIDEEGEIRVTPSGTKFIFGGDEGDELKRVDCKFVVDPGEGFDRIMRFLHRYADANGMEYAEN
- a CDS encoding DUF3067 family protein, which produces MTGSELRQMLVNKWGYSYDVQFRRTQGKIFLQIMWKYVEQASFPLSESEYQEHLNTIANYLNALGGTSQVENFIVQTKERPRLGKAISIPIELGDRASEWII
- the dprA gene encoding DNA-processing protein DprA, which gives rise to MSTITEDRQYWLAWSKIAGVGPILLQRLQQHFGNLENAWKSSPAELGKIEGVGFHILQKIVQYRGKINPEKLLIEHEKINPHFWTPADVEYPKLLREISTPPPILYYRGEFDLEENRGRKPLVGIVGTRKPTEYGRKWTRHISTVLAQNGFTIVSGMADGIDAESHSAAIKAGGRTIAVVGTGVDVIYPYKNKDLYRQILRSGIVMSEHPTKTSPNRTHFPRRNRIIAGLSRAVLVMEAGNKSGALITATYANEFSRDIYALPGRVDDEPSQGCLKLISQGAGLISQELNELLTMLGAIPKIHIDTPAVKSDPFLGNLEPELQQVMNILTVDALPFDMIVEKAKMGSGLVSGCLLQLELMGLVSQLPGMRYQKFY